tgtttttgttAGTAGTAGTGTTATTGCTATTATTGCCATAAACATTGGGTAGGAAACAATGTCAATAAGCTGCTATTTTTCAGGAATGTAGTGGAGTTTCTTAGTCCTTAGCATCCTCAGATGGGAGCAGGGGCGAGCTCTTATGTCTGAAAAaatctctgtgctgcctttaaACCCCTTGGGCATGctgactgcagtgctgtgatgtTCCTTGGGCTTCCTCAGTGCGCCCCTGCAtgttcctcctgctctgtgctgggattgcCCAGCCTTActgagccaggcagcagctctccctgctcacagaATTCCTCATGAGCACTGAGCGGGGGAAAAATACCTCAGAAAACTCACCTGGAAGATAAATGAGTGATAAATATGTTTGATAAACCCTTTTCAGGCTCCCCTCTGACCTGTGTCACCACAGGTTTGGGAACAAAAGCTGTTTGCCACTTGTGTCCAAGCCCTCTCTGTCACTGCCTTGGCTTTAGAAGGGCGACACACTTTTTTAGGAACTTGATTTCTTCCATTGCATTCATAGCccatctcctctgctccctgcatccTCCCTTCTCAGCCCCTTCTTGTCCCCTGAAGGGGACAGCCTGAAGTTAACCCAGGGAGAGCATCAGCTTCTCCATGGAAGCAGCTGCAGTCAAATCCATACTTTTGATAAAAGAAGccatttcagaagagaaaaacactgaGCTAAGGTGGAAGTGAATGTGCTGGGGCTACACAATAATAAGGGGGAAGGCTGTGCCCCTGGTACTGACTTTTTGTCGTTGATCACTGCTTTCAGGGCGTTGGAAATGTCGCTGGTAGTCATCTCCAGGATGTTCAGGGTCAGCCCTGCTCCCCGGGACTCCACTCGCTTGGCATTGTCCATCTGGTCCCCAAACAGAGGCATCAGCACCATGGGCACTGCATTGCATATTCCCTCATAAACACCATGGGAGCCTCCGTGGGTGATAAAGGCACGAGTCTTGGGGTGGGCTGCGGAGGGAAACAGAGACTTGCTTAGTTCCTGGAATTATTGACTGGCCCAGCAACACgtccctggggaaaaaaacatgcacaaaaaGGGACCGTGGTTGGCATAAATCAAGAATTTGGGGCTGTTGTGAGCATCATCCCTCATGGCCAGACGTAGGGATTGGAGCACTGTACACCTCTGTCTTTGTCCAACTTTATGATTAAACCAGAACCAGGAGAAGTTAAAAAGGATGTTACCATCTATTACTTTTTCCACCATCTCTTCCATGGTAGTGAAGGTCTCTCACAGCTGAACCTGTTCTCTTACCAACAAATGCTCTCCTAGCAGCAATTCTACCACTTTAAAAGCCCAAAGACCTGTCTGGAAGCACTCCTTTGAGGACCATGAAGTTTCTTTTCAGGACAGAAGACAGGACAAAGACACAGCTGGGTGTTGAGGCTGCTTAGTCAGAGATAAAGACTCCCATCTTTGACTGGTATTTAAGTGTTGGAAAACCTTTTCAAACAGAGTTGTTTCACAATTCGGCGATTCCCAGCTAAATTCCTAAAGGACAAGCCCTGGCTCCAACAGCAAAAGCTGCAAGGAAGGTTTGTGCCCCCCAGTGATGGCCAGGGGATGGCAACTCACACCTGACCCACAGATGATGCCCTTAGGGCCTCAcaacagcagccctggagcaccagcagcaccgGGTGTGTCAGACCTACCCAGGAGGTCGTTCTGAGGCAGCCATTTGACGAGCTTCACGTTCTTGGGCAGGTTGGAGGGTGTCTTGCCTGTGTAGCGCCACAAGACCTGGCAAGGGAAGCAAAGACCACGTcagatcccagctggaaaagggagggaggaCCTGAGAACAgcatggagctgctctgctggaaggggaagagggaattGGTACCGTCTGAGGGACTGTTCCCAAGGCCTCTGCGATTTCCATGGCTTTCTTCACAGGAATCTCGGACACCATGGAGCCCAGCGAGAAGACAACAATGCCATGTTCTCCAGAGGCGTTCACAATGGCTTCAAATTCCTGCCAAAGGAAAGCAAGCCTTTAGTCAAAGCCCTTTCTCTTGTCAGAGGCTGGAATTGCTGCCATGTTCCCACAAAACTCTCTGGAAAGGCAACGGAACAAACAGTGAACACAACAAAATTAGGACCAGGAAAATGAGTTGTTACTGACAGTtctgcatccaaagcagcagcacagccagcacgtCCAGGGAGGGGAATCTCCCCCTCTCAGGAGACCACACCTGGAATCCTGCATCCAGCTCCAGGCTTGTCAACATGAGAAGGACATGGGACTGTTGGAGCAATCCAGAGGAGAACTATGGAGTtgaacaaagcagcagcacagccagcacgtCCAGGGAGGGGAATCTCCCCCTCTCAGGAGACCACACCTGGAATCCTGCATCCAGCTCCAGGCTTGTCAACATGAGAAGGACATGGGACTGTTGGAGCAATCCAGAGGACAACCATGGAGTTGAAAAGGAGACAGGAGCACCTCCTCtatggggacaggctgggacatcagggctgttcagcctggagcagagaagaTTTTTGTGTGGAGACCTCACAAAAGCCCCTTCCCAGTGCCTGAAGAGGCCCAGaaggaagctggagaaggactcTTCATGGGGAACTGGAGTGATGGGACAGGGAGTAATGGGTTCAAAccaaaagaggggaaatttttgttagatatcaggaagaaattcttctttctgAGGGTGGGGAGACCCTGACACAGGCTACCCAGAGCCCTGacacaggctccccagagaagctgtggctgcccctggatccttggaagtgtccaaggaaggatggggcttggagcagcctgggatagtggaaagtgtccctgtccgtgGCAGggagtggcactggatgggatttaatgtcccttccacCTAAACCTGTTTTATGATCCTAAAGAAAATGAGTCTTGGGGAAGTAAAAATGGGCACATTTAGCCCAAGCCTGGATTCACAGCTGATGTTCTTCTTTTCATGCCATGCATCTACAAGAGAGAATTAAAATCCTGGAAGAGGATTCTGACAGCAGGTAACACAAATTTCTAATATCTGGATTTATTGTATCTGCTTTGGGTATGATAACACTGAACTGCTGCCAGTTCCATCTCTCTTTTGTTTGAGCAATTTAAATAATAGAAGGAGATCTAGCACTGGAATCTAGGAACAAAAGGATTCCAAcgaagcagaaaaaaacagcccAAGGCTGGAGCAAAAATTCTTTGAAATCTGCCAGTTCCATCTCTCTTTTGTTTGAGCAATTTAAATAATAGAAGGAGATCTAGCACTGGAATCTAGGAACAAAAGGATTCCAAcgaagcagaaaaaaacagcccAAGGCTGgagcaaaaattatttgaaatagaaaaaggtTTGGTCGAGCCaaggaaggaaaggcaaaacTGGAGGAAATAGTTGCAGGCATCAGAGTTAAATAAGGGGAATACAATGAACTAAATGCTCCTGTAAGTCTGGCAACTGCCATGTTATCTCTGGGATCTGAGGGGATAGCCAGAGAAccatggaatgctttgggttggaagggactttaaagatcgtctcattccctgccatgggcagggacaacaGAGACTGACTGTCAGTTTATTGTCTTTTCCATATTTCTGTGGCTGTCTCGAGGCATATTTAATCCTATTTATATTCTGTGGGGACATCAgttctactttgtttttcagatgtttccGAGTTCCAAGGTCCGACTTTCTGCTCAGAAGTTCTCCTACTATGAGGAAGCTCTTTGCAGCCCTGCTTTGGGGATATGCAGATTATTTTAGTAGTGGTTTTAAACAGCACCTGCTCATACTTCTACATAATATCTGCAGAGGAGACTCATggaaaaataagagaatttGGAGGATTTCTTAATGAAAAGTGGGAAATATCCCATTCTGGGGAATTTTGCCACAGTCGAAGTAAAATACAGTTCCAGTGCAGAGTATTTTGCAcgaaaattgttttttcttttctttctttttttggtgcagGTTTGATGGGAATGCAGAGATGTCCCACAAAGTAACTTTTCTCTCATTGCTCAAGGGATGCAGCGGTGAAAAATGCATTCCCGGCCACTTTTCACCTGGCATCCTTTATTCCAGCCTTGGAGCTCCATCTCCTGGAGAGATCTCACAGCACACCCACAGCTAAACTCGGGGAAAATCCGAAACTAACCCGGGGTAGTTTGTTTTCCCGAGTGCAGCCTATGCCTCCGATCAAGACCATGTTGGGCATGAGGGGCCTGGGGTACTCAAAGACAAAGTCGTATTTCATGAGCCAAACAGAGGCATGGCTGAACAGCTCGGGCACGGTCGCCTCCCGCCGCAGGAACTCCCGGATCAAGGGGTCGTAGGGGGAATAAAGGACAGAGCAGGCCAGGGAGCTGCCCAGGGTGGCCAGGAGGTTGCCCAGGCGCTGCCGGAAGGACATGCGGTCCGTGGAGCGCGTGAAGAACCGCGGGACGTAGGAAGGAGGGCTGGGACACATGGTGGCCTGGAATTCCAGGCTGCACGGCAGCCCCCGCAGGAAGTAcacagagggcagggacagatgTTCTGCCAATATCTGCCCACATGGGAAGAAGGGGTCCATAAAGACGGCATCAAATTTGCTTCCCTCGAGGTATTGGAGCAGCTCTTTGTCGGACAGGAGTCGCTTGCAGGAATCCAAGAACATGTTTGTAAAATTGGCGATTTTGGAGAGTTTTTCCAAGAAGGGTTGAGATGTAAAACTCCTGTGGCCCATCTGTTTAAACTCTGCCTCCACAAACTCCTTGGTGTAGGACACAGGGTAGGTTTTCAAGGTGTAAAGTGGGGATGAGTCGATCCGCAAATTTATCTCTGGCGCAACCACCACGATTTcgtgtcccttgtccctgagCTTCTCCACGACCGGGCGCATGCTGAGCCAGTGGCTGCCATCGATGGGTATGACCAAGAGCTTCCCACCTTCACTACAGgtccacagcagcaggaaaaacacagcccaagaggcaagagaaagaaatcctgGCTTTGGAGAAACCATTTCCCCGGTGCTGCTAGCGAAGTTTTTAACAGCGGTGAAACTGCAGCTGGGGACAAGGAATGAATCGCGGGGTGCTTCCCACTTGAATTTTAACTAAggtgggtttttaatttttaacagaaattggGGTAATTTTTAACTGTGGGTAAATACTGAGTTTATTATCTGTGCGCAGGGAAGGCTTTCAGTGAGTGGGTGCTGCGGGGTGAAGTTCAATCTTTGGATTGACACCAGGAGGGAGGAGTGACCAACAGCCTGTGGAGCTGAGAGGTTGAATGAGAGCCATGAATGGGACTGACCCAGCAATCACTACATCATTCACAACCAGTTAATGATCAACCCTCTGCCTTGAGTCCACAGCGCTGATTGGACATGGAACTCGGCACAAATCTGACCTTTGGATTGCTTTGTGCCCCCTGAGCGTAGCCAAGAAGCAAAGATTGACAGAGGTTTGATACAGAGTGGGTTGTAAAGGTCTATCTCCAGATTTGTTGCTCTATCACAGCAGTTATCAAAGTGAAAGCCCTGAGTTTACAGTAGTAAACGTGTTGTAAGCTGAGCAATAACTCCTGCTGTTCCAACACTACAATGGTCTGAAAGCAGAATAAACCAGGGATATCTGCACTATTTGCACAGCAAATCTGAAGAAGGGACAGTAGTTACAATCCCAAAGGCTTCCTTTCCCTACCATCCTCTTATTTGCTCTCTTGCattgctgctgcaaaaatcCAGAGGCAACAGAGCTCCCTCTGCCGTCTTTACACACCCCTGGTTTTGGGCTGTTGGTGcacatggaatcatggaatatcctcaGTTAGAATTTTCCTGACCCACAAGGACCATTGATCCAACTTCTGGTCCTGCACAGACATCCTGAcactcccaccctgtgcatccctgagagcattgtccaaacactcctggagctctggcagctttggggctgtgcccattcccttcagagcctgggcagtgcccagaaccctctgggggaagagcCTTTTCCTAAAACCCAGCTTGACCCCCTCCCTTGATGTTCTGTGCTTCACCTAGCTTCATGTTCAGTGTACATGTGTTCATGTTCATGTACAGCAAAAGCGTCTGGGTATGTACACAGAGttaattctgtatttccagTTTTTGTCCAATCACGTCTCCTGCAATTAACTGGTATTTCCCACCCCTTAGGGATATTAAATCCTCTGACCTAGAATTATTTTGTCATTTACTTGGATACAGAGCATGCATGCCATGAGTGATGGTGACAACTCGACCTAAGCTCTTCTGGAGAGAAACCTTTCAGCAAGCCTTGTAGTATCCTTTCAAAGCCTGATTCCCACTCCCATGCCATCCTGGGATTTGGTCACACCCTGCCTCAAGCACAAATACCACTACAGGAAACACTATAAAAAAGCACATCTTGACCAAGCACCAACACCACCCTCAGGGTAAGCAATGACAGACCTTTGAGAGTGGCTGCTTTTGGTGACAGTTGATGCCTCCAATATAGACCATGTTGGGCATGATGGGGCGCGGATACTCAAAAACAAAGTCGTATCTCATCAGCCAAACCGATGCTTGGCTGAACAGCTCCTGCATCGTTACATCCCTCTGCAGGAACTCGGAGGCCAAGCTCTTGTATTTCAAATAGAACAAGTCGCAAAGCAAAGGCTCTGAGAGCCCGATCAGGAAATTCTTCACGCGCTCTGGGAATGTCATGTGGTCGGAAGCGGATGAGAAAGTCCTGGGCACGTaggatgcagggctgggagcctgcGTGGCTTTGTAGTCTAAGGTACAGGGAAGGCCACGCATGAAGTAcacagaggggagggagagatACTCAGCTAGAATTGGcccacagggcagcacagggtcCATCATGATGGCATCAAATTTGCTGTCCTGGAGGTACTTCATGAGTTCTTTGTCAGATAAGAGATGCCGACATGCAGAAGAGAACATGTTGGTCAACTCTGAGATGTTGCTGAGTAAAACTGAGAGCCTTAGGGTCTCAAAGCTCTTTTTCCCCAGGTCCTGGTAGGATTTGTCCACAAACTCCTGGCTGTAAGGCACTGAATATGTTTTGATGGTGAAGGACTGGGAGCTTTTCAAGAACAAGGCAGCATCAGGAACCACAGCCACGATTTCATGTCCCTTCTCCCAGAGTTTCTCCAGGACCATGCGCATGCTCAGCCAGTGACTTCCATCCTGAGGCACTACCAAGAGCTTCCCACCATCTGCCATACTccagaaagcaaggaaaagcacAAGCCCAGCATGTACCTGGTGCCTCCACATAACTGTCATGGCGCAGGAAAAGAGCGCCCAGCATGTACCTGGTGCCTCCACATAACTCTCATggggcaggaaaagaaagagctgCTCCTCCTTACGTTGCTCAGCAGcatatgaagaaaaatctcCTTGTACCTCATTTATATAGTGGTGGACTTTAAATGTTTATCTCCACAAAATGATACAGGTTATTGGAGCTTTGTTACTTATAAAAGCCTTGATTAAAGTGCTATCAAGGCACCTATGCTTTTTTATGCAATCAAGTTATCTCAAATTATTGAGAATAATCAgtaggaaaagcagctgttcaTGGAGGGGTTTTGCTGTGTCAGGGTTGTTTCAAGTGACTCACTACTGTGCACTCAACTGTCCCGGGCCAGATTCAAGTTGGGAATCAAATTTATGGCCACTCCACAGAGCTTTTATCACAAGAATTGTGTTACACTGTTGACACACAAGACCTAAGCCCCCAACCTTTGCTCAGGAAGGTGGCTGGAGTTCAGAGAATGCTCTCCATGGCAATCAGGAGCTggcacaaagagcagcagagtcACCTAAGTTTGGGTAACACATTAACCAACCACCTTTCACCTTTTTAGCAATACAGTGATAGATCAGAAAGCACAGTTTGTACTTAAGAGAGGCCATCAGAGTTTGTAGGTGAGTGGCTCGAGGCTAAACATCTTTTGGAAAAGCAATGATGCAGCAGAATATGTGGCTCTTGCTCAAGAGGGGCTATAAGAGTTCAAGGTGAGAGGCTACGGGACAAATGGGCTTGAAAGTTCTTAATAACAGTCCCTTTCCCAAATTTCAGAAGGCTTGACTGTGGTATGTGGAAATCCACACTCGTGGACAGAAAGGCCTGGCCAAGCAGATCTCACCTGCCATTAAGACATATTCCAcatggagagggaaaagctggATGCCAAAAGTTTGCAAGTTTACAAAAGCGGTACAAGATATGGGAATAGTACCTGGACAAGAACTGGCTGGTGAAGACAGATTCTTttagacccccccccccccccccctcttttaGACCCCCCCCCCCAGTGAAGCACTCCTGAGCAGAGTGAACCCTGAGCAGTTCCTCCAGGCCTGGAAGAGTTCTCTTGGAGCAGGTAGGAAGGATGGGAAATCTGATCCATGAAATGACTACCTTTGCCAAAGGGACTTGAGTGTGATAAATACACTCCAAGGCTAATCCTAAGCATTATTCCAATAATAAGACTAACTGTGTCCCAAAATGTTTATTTGGAGAGGAGGTCCTCCATGTGGCCTGTTAAAGAAAAGGGGTTCTTAAAAGCCAGCAAGAAGGACTGTAACGTTTatggaaaatgcattaaaaaggaaggaatttcaGACATCAgcagggaggtttagattggatattaggaaatgattcttcatggaaagggttgtcaagcactggaaggggctgtcCAGGGCAATGATGGAGTagccatccctggaagcattcaaaaaaCATGTGAATCTGGCACTTGGGGATGCAGTTTAGTGGTAGATCTGGCAGTGCAgattaatggttggactctgattttagagggcttttccaacctcagcagTTCCATGATTTGATGCAGCCCCATTTTGCAGCTAGTGAAGCAGAACTATGGCTCTAGCTGGCAGTGGGGTAGCATTGAAAGACCAAAACCTTCAGGAGGTGGAGGGAAAGGATTTCCACCTGACAGGGCTGCATCTCCACATTTCTGTGGTAAAAATATCTCAAATAATGAGGTGAAGCAGCATTAAACAAGCCTTAAGGTGGCAGTACATACTCAGGTAGTAAACTCAGAGTTGCAGAAACACTCTTACCCTGTATAAAGGCCTCTCAAATATCATACTTGGTACATAATCACTCCCACCTAGTTAAGTTCTGCTAACATTTCAGCCAAACGTGTATCAACGGTGAGACACTAATACAAAACCCCATAAAACAATAttgaagagttaaaaaaaaaaaaaaaacaacaaagaaacaaacctcAACCCAAACCTTTGAGGCCAAGCTcaggaaagtttaaaaaaacgaaaaaattcagaaaagttCAGCAAAAGTTCATAGAAGTTATGACACTGGATTTTGAGCAACACATGAACACCCTTCATGTGTTTACGAGTGCAGAGACTTAAGTCCACAAGTCCAGCCCATTCCAAAGGTGAGATAGCAGGATAAAGTCAAGCAAAAGTACAGAACTGAGTGCCAAGGTTGTAATCTGGAAACAGTACAGCAAATATCCGAGCTGAGGGAGTCCATGATTATCTTTCCTGTAAGCCTACAAATCCTGGcaggcagcctgtgcctctTATTAACCCCCTAAATCCCTTTTAAATTCAGAGAGTTTGtctacaaaaaagaaaatctgtctcTTGAGAGgctgatttgggtttttttgggggcaTGGTGTGAAAAAATACCTCCCTTTGTTTACTCTAAGGTTACTGCATTACAGTGTTAGTCATAGGACAAATATTGGGAGAAACTATCAGTTCCTCTTGTGCCTTTAGCAATGATTTTCTAGATTTTACAGACACCTGCCATAATTCTTTTCATAGGTTTACTCTGCACTTTATTCCATCTCTGTTTTTCTAGACTGAGTGCCAAGTTTGAATCCTCTTAAAAATCCTCTGGTTTTACTGTGTGAGACTGGGCTTTTTCTGAAATATCAGCCTTATCTTAGCATTTTGTAAAGCAAATATCTGAAAAACCCAACAGGaatagttttattaaaaatagaatctATGAGGATACTCTGCAAACCACAAAATCTatttgaaaacacattaaaaaaaaaggttgacATAAATCCAAAATTCATTTTAGAAGAATACAGTAACTTATACTTTAGTTTTTAGATGCTGGATGAAAAATTAACTAAGGAGCATCAGTGGCCTGGGATACATATAAACTGGAAAATGAGCCTATAAAAGCCTCAGGAAGGTTAACAAAGTCAAACATGCAAAGTTCTGCCCCTGGAATGTGATAATCCTATGCCACAAGACAGGTGCACTACATCTTGACTGCAGTGTCCTGCAGTGATGAGTGCCCCTGGAATGTGATAATCCTATGCCACAAAACAGGTGCACTACATCTTGACTGCAGGACATGATGACAGGCCATTGTAGCCTCTTCAGACTCCTGGAATTTGTTGATAGACTGCACACAGCCATCACCACGTCAAATTTTTCCTAAATCTGCCTCCAGACTGAATGGCTAATTTTCCATCTGGGAGCCCCCAACCTGCCGCGTTCCTCCAGATTCCAGCTTTGGAAATACCCAggtgaagaagcagaaaaattcacCGGTGAAGAAAGATGTAGCGAGGCAACAAGGATGGAAGCCTCAGGTGCATTTCTCAGTAAACACCAGACGCAACTACAACAATTTGCTAATTAGGATTACACCTGACTGCAAGGCTTGGACAGCCCCACGGACTCATTCATCATTCACTAAGAGAGCACCAAGTTACACAAAGGTGTGGAAGGTACCAAAACTTAGAGATTGTAGGGATGCTTAAAACTGGACAAGACAGACAAAGAAACATCCTGACCTAACTGAACATGCTTTGACAGGAGTTTTTCAGTGACCTCAAATGCCCTTCCAGATGACAATGTTTCATGAGCATATGACAATTCAAAGCATTGAAAATccttcattaaaagaaaaaaggaagaaagaattgTAGAGGAGATCAGCCAGATTGTACCAGAGAATAAATGAACACCTCTTCAATTCAAAGTGTGTCTTGCACCATATCAATAGCCTTGATGGAATAGGCTCTGAGGAACACACTCCAATCCAAAGGtggcctggagcagggggcTCAGGACCAATGGGGAGTCTCCCAGAGCTAATTCCATAAACAacactttcttcctctttctacTCTGATGATCCTTCACAGATACCAGAACCAGCACTTCTCTGCAAAGCACAAGCAGTTTGAAATCCACCTTTCTAacaaaagctgtgtttcagctTCCCGGAGATTTCCAAAGCCTGCAAGAAcaacaagagaaaacagagcGTGACCCACCTGATTTAGCTTCTTGTAAGCACAATTTACACCGCTAATCAAAACCATGTTGGGCATCAAGGGTTTTGGGAAGTGCAAGACAAAGTCCAGCTTCATGAGCCAAATGGAAGCCTGGCGCAGGAGATCGGGCACGGTCACCTCCCGCTTGAGGAATTCTGAAGCCAGTTCTGCATAAGGTTGGAAGACAACATCgcagaggaaaaaattggggatTTCATAGAGCAGGTTCTTCACCCGCTGGAGAAAGGTCATGTGGTCTGTAAGGTCTGTAAATGCTCTGGGGACATAGGAAGGGGGGCTGGGGCACTGGGTTGCCTGAAATTCCAAACGACATGGCATTTGCTGCAGGAAATACACGGAAGGCAGGGAAAGATACTCTGCCAGGATTGCCCCACAGGGTAGGAAAGGGTCTGTGAAGACAGCATCAAACTTGGTCTCCTCGAGGTACCTGATGAGCTCCTTGTTGTGGATTAAGTGGGTGCAGGTAGCCAGGAACAGAGCAGAGTTTTGTTTTGCCCGTTGATAAAGTCTAATAACTCGTTCTAGAAAAGATCCTTCTTCAAATACATCCTTTATTAATCCTTGGACAACTTCATCCAGACTCATTCCTTTCATGCTCTTGTACGCTTTAagaaatctttcaaaaaaagaTCCCTCTTCAAATGAAACCTGAAAGAATGCATTGaaaactttctccttttcttcctttgtgtaGGGGACTGAGTACATTTTCATCACAAAGTTCTTGGATGGCTTGATGTGCATAGAGACTTCAGGTGCCACCACAACCACCTCGTGTCCCTTCTGATGGAGCATGTCCACCACCTCCCGCATGCTGAGCCAGTGGCTCCCGTCCACTGGCACCACCAGgagcttcccagcagcagccagacccagcagggacaggagcaggaccaCAAGTGGTGGAGaagcactgagccctggggccattcctgcagggatcaGGTCAGTGCCTCCAGGGAAGGAAACCCAAGGCAGCACCGCAGCACCGGCACGGCTCCCCACTTTCAAGCAATCTGTGCCTAGCCAAACCTTGTATCCCTGCTTTATTTGCTGTGTGGTTAATTTGTAATCACTGATGTGATAAAAGGCTGCATAACCAGCAGCAGAGTTCAGGCAGCTGATGAACGTGGGGAATGCACCAGATAAGCCTCGTGTTTTATAACAAGACTTTGTTAGATCTTTCACCTTTGAACACCACCTTCAAGGCCATTGTAGCCTCTTCAGACTCCTGGAATTTGTTGATAGACTGCACACAGCCATCACCACGTCAAATTTTTCCTAAATCTGCCTCCAGACTGAATGGCTAATTTTCCATCTGGGAGCCCCCAACCTGCCGCGTTCCTCCAGATTCCAGCTTTGGAAATACCCAggtgaagaagcagaaaaattcacCGGTGAAGAAAGATGTAGCGAGGCAACAAGGATGGAAGCCTCAGGTGCATTTCTCAGTAAACACCAGACGCAACTACAACAATTTGCTAATTAGGATTACACCTGACTGCAAGGCTTGGACAGCCCCACGGACTCATTCATCATTCACTAAGAGAGCACCAAGTTACACAAAGGTGTGGAAGGTACCAAAACTTAGAGATTGTAGGGATGCTTAAAACTGGACAAGACAGACAAAGAAACATCCTGACCTAACTGAACATGCTTTGACAGGAGTTTTTCAGTGACCTCAAATGCCCTTCCAGATGACAATGTTTCATGAGCATATGACAATTCAAAGCATTGAAAATccttcattaaaagaaaaaaggaagaaagaattgTAGAGGAGATCAGCCAGATTGTACCAGAGAATAAATGAACACCTCTTCAATTCAAAGTGTGTCTTGCACCATATCAATAGCCTTGATGGAATAGGCTCTGAGGAACACACTCCAATCCAAAGGtggcctggagcagggggcTCAGGACCAATGGGGAGTCTCCCAGAGCTAATTCCATAAACAacactttcttcctctttctacTCTGATGATCCTTCACAGATACCAGAACCAGCACTTCTCTGCAAAGCACAAGCAGTTTGAAATCCACCTTTCTAacaaaagctgtgtttcagctTCCCGGAGATTTCCAAAGCCTGCAAGAAcaacaagagaaaacagagcGTGACCCACCTGATTTAGCTTCTTGTAAGCACAATTTACACCGCTAATCAAAACCATGTTGGGCATCAAGGGTTTTGGGAAGTGCAAGACAAAGTCCAGCTTCATGAGCCAAATGGAAGCCTGGCGCAGGAGATCGGGCACGGTCACCTCCCGCTTGAGGAATTCTGAAGCCAGTTCTGCATAAGGTTGGAAG
This genomic interval from Ficedula albicollis isolate OC2 unplaced genomic scaffold, FicAlb1.5 N00310, whole genome shotgun sequence contains the following:
- the LOC101817057 gene encoding UDP-glucuronosyltransferase 1-1 isoform X2, whose protein sequence is MVSPKPGFLSLASWAVFFLLLWTCSEGGKLLVIPIDGSHWLSMRPVVEKLRDKGHEIVVVAPEINLRIDSSPLYTLKTYPVSYTKEFVEAEFKQMGHRSFTSQPFLEKLSKIANFTNMFLDSCKRLLSDKELLQYLEGSKFDAVFMDPFFPCGQILAEHLSLPSVYFLRGLPCSLEFQATMCPSPPSYVPRFFTRSTDRMSFRQRLGNLLATLGSSLACSVLYSPYDPLIREFLRREATVPELFSHASVWLMKYDFVFEYPRPLMPNMVLIGGIGCTRENKLPREFEAIVNASGEHGIVVFSLGSMVSEIPVKKAMEIAEALGTVPQTVLWRYTGKTPSNLPKNVKLVKWLPQNDLLAHPKTRAFITHGGSHGVYEGICNAVPMVLMPLFGDQMDNAKRVESRGAGLTLNILEMTTSDISNALKAVINDKKYKENIQRLSDLHLDRPIHPLDLAVHWVEFVMRHKGAPHLRPAAHDLNWVQYHSLDVIAFLAAVVLLSLFIAFKCCLCCCRRCFCKKGRTGRPAKAKSH